Proteins co-encoded in one Halorussus vallis genomic window:
- a CDS encoding Hvo_1808 family surface protein, translating to MGNRLLAGLLVLALVSAGTVAGTTMGRAQHGGQSTAATAAAAAPTEITSCTTISEPGRYVLAADLQNRDANTCIRIRASDVVLDGNGHVVDGRASPDADRLSRQFFAGRANPLAPRTSVGVAATGDRRRSNVTVTDLRVTDWRWGVVANGLRSSRIVDVRASNVGFGVVSARSWGVRIADVAAVDNAVVGVGLFEAARSRLANVTASGNGLVGVYRSGGRNATLSAVVARNNDLAGVLLDGTTDADLAGANASGNRIGVYLFGATGTDVTGATAVDNRLAGVYAIDAAGTTIRDGVAARNRLAGVLLENTTGSRVMGTNASDNRIGVFAANGTGTTIRDGTARRNRLAGVLFQEVANGRVVGANASRNQQYGVFLYGTAGATVVDSNASDQFAGVYVANATGGAVVDNVVLNTSFAGVYVTNSTGVRVANNRNGLMTFESTDDGIGEEGGIRHDEDIAVNQSNGLTDDELRRYVYRSIARVEHLRQLEFTESITLDVVDRDRFERQAAATPSVGGEQSAWENQYWEALFVAGEDRNATQILENESTRILGSYYRDSRRLTLVSDADPPVVDGTTLVHELVHALQGQHFDVDRPGDRPRSEDELRGSLGLTEGDAEYVAMLYEKYCGVVWNCVQTPSKTPPGGEVPADRNFARRAIVLSPYSDGPQLIATLRERGGWAAVDEAYEHPPNSTEQFLHPERRNETPVPLAFESTARDGWQEFDPENLTGPTRDGRTTVGEVGIFAMFWYQGYEYGIPVVSVENHLVPNDAPFDLYNYTSPPSVGWGNDVLVPYRKETPNGTAYGYVWQTAWDTPRDAEEFHRAYRRTLLGHGAEQVGPNTWVIESGPFADAFRVVRNGTSVTVVNAPTVEALDDLRPNLGADADAAASASPNGTATNGTASPSETTTATEAADSASAPN from the coding sequence ATGGGGAACCGACTGCTCGCGGGGCTACTCGTCCTCGCACTGGTGAGCGCCGGGACCGTCGCCGGAACGACGATGGGGAGAGCACAGCACGGAGGGCAATCGACGGCCGCGACAGCGGCCGCAGCCGCGCCCACCGAAATCACGTCGTGTACGACCATCTCGGAGCCGGGACGATACGTGCTCGCGGCCGACTTGCAGAACAGAGACGCGAACACCTGCATCCGAATCCGGGCCAGCGACGTCGTCCTCGACGGGAACGGCCACGTCGTCGACGGGAGGGCGTCGCCCGACGCCGACCGACTCTCCCGGCAGTTCTTCGCCGGCCGCGCGAACCCGCTGGCCCCGCGAACGAGCGTCGGCGTCGCCGCGACCGGGGACCGACGCCGCTCGAACGTCACGGTGACCGACCTTCGGGTAACCGACTGGCGGTGGGGCGTGGTCGCGAACGGACTCCGGAGCAGTCGCATCGTCGACGTCCGTGCCTCGAACGTCGGCTTCGGCGTCGTCTCGGCCCGGTCGTGGGGCGTCCGAATCGCCGACGTCGCCGCGGTCGACAACGCCGTGGTGGGCGTCGGCCTGTTCGAGGCCGCCCGGAGTCGACTGGCGAACGTCACCGCCTCGGGCAACGGCCTCGTCGGCGTCTACCGGTCCGGCGGCCGGAACGCGACCCTCTCGGCGGTGGTCGCGCGGAACAACGACCTCGCGGGCGTGTTGCTCGACGGGACGACCGACGCCGACCTCGCGGGCGCGAACGCCTCGGGCAACCGAATCGGCGTCTACCTGTTCGGCGCGACCGGAACCGACGTGACGGGGGCGACCGCCGTCGACAACCGGCTTGCGGGCGTCTACGCGATCGACGCCGCGGGCACGACGATTCGGGACGGCGTCGCCGCTCGAAACCGACTCGCCGGCGTCCTGCTGGAGAACACGACCGGGAGTCGCGTCATGGGCACGAACGCCTCCGACAATCGAATCGGCGTCTTCGCCGCCAACGGGACGGGGACGACGATTCGGGACGGCACCGCCCGGCGGAACCGACTCGCCGGCGTCCTTTTCCAGGAGGTCGCGAACGGACGGGTGGTCGGCGCGAACGCCTCGCGGAACCAGCAGTACGGCGTCTTCCTGTACGGGACCGCCGGCGCGACCGTCGTCGACTCGAACGCCAGCGACCAGTTCGCCGGCGTCTACGTCGCCAACGCGACCGGCGGAGCCGTCGTCGACAACGTCGTCCTGAACACGAGTTTCGCCGGCGTCTACGTCACCAACTCCACGGGCGTCCGGGTGGCGAACAACCGCAACGGACTGATGACGTTCGAATCGACCGACGACGGCATCGGCGAGGAGGGCGGCATCCGCCACGACGAGGACATCGCGGTGAACCAGTCCAACGGCCTAACCGACGACGAACTCCGTCGGTACGTCTACCGGTCCATCGCCCGAGTCGAGCACCTCCGGCAATTGGAGTTCACCGAGTCGATTACGCTCGACGTGGTCGACCGCGACCGGTTCGAGCGGCAGGCGGCCGCCACGCCGAGCGTCGGCGGCGAGCAGTCGGCCTGGGAGAACCAGTACTGGGAGGCGCTGTTCGTCGCCGGCGAGGACCGCAACGCCACGCAGATACTCGAGAACGAGAGCACCCGGATTCTGGGGTCGTACTACCGGGACTCCCGGCGGCTGACCCTCGTCTCCGACGCTGACCCGCCGGTCGTCGACGGCACGACGCTCGTCCACGAACTCGTCCACGCACTCCAGGGCCAGCACTTCGACGTCGACCGACCGGGCGACCGACCCCGGTCCGAGGACGAACTGCGCGGGAGCCTCGGCCTGACCGAGGGCGACGCCGAGTACGTCGCCATGCTGTACGAGAAGTACTGCGGCGTCGTCTGGAACTGCGTCCAGACGCCGTCGAAGACGCCCCCCGGCGGCGAAGTTCCGGCGGACCGCAACTTCGCGCGCCGGGCCATCGTCCTCTCGCCGTACTCCGACGGCCCGCAGTTGATCGCGACCCTGCGCGAGCGGGGCGGCTGGGCGGCGGTCGACGAGGCGTACGAGCACCCCCCGAATAGCACCGAGCAGTTCCTCCACCCCGAGCGCCGGAACGAGACGCCGGTCCCCCTGGCGTTCGAGAGCACCGCCCGCGACGGCTGGCAGGAGTTCGACCCGGAGAACCTCACCGGGCCGACCCGGGACGGCCGGACGACGGTGGGCGAGGTGGGCATCTTCGCGATGTTCTGGTACCAGGGGTACGAGTACGGAATCCCGGTCGTGAGCGTGGAGAACCACCTGGTGCCCAACGACGCTCCCTTCGACCTCTACAACTACACCAGTCCGCCGTCGGTCGGCTGGGGCAACGACGTGCTGGTCCCCTACCGGAAGGAGACGCCGAACGGGACCGCGTACGGCTACGTCTGGCAGACGGCGTGGGACACGCCGCGGGACGCCGAGGAGTTCCACCGGGCGTACCGTCGGACGCTCCTGGGCCACGGCGCGGAGCAGGTCGGCCCGAACACGTGGGTCATTGAGTCGGGACCGTTCGCCGACGCCTTCCGTGTGGTCCGGAACGGGACGAGCGTGACCGTCGTGAACGCCCCGACCGTGGAGGCGCTCGACGACCTCCGGCCGAACCTCGGCGCCGACGCCGACGCCGCGGCGTCGGCGTCGCCGAACGGGACCGCGACGAACGGGACGGCATCACCGAGCGAAACTACCACGGCGACGGAAGCCGCCGATTCCGCGAGCGCGCCGAACTGA
- the metX gene encoding homoserine O-acetyltransferase MetX produces the protein MTRARETADLGEFEFECGRTLPLEVAYETYGEYDGDNAVLACHALTGSQHVTGAHRGENGTDGQARAWWGDVVGPGKAIDTREYHVVCANVPGSCYGTTGPASVDPETGEPYGTDFPAVTVGDWTRAQARLLDHLGIGPLKAVVGGSVGGMNVLEWGKRYPERVDRLVPVATAARLDSQILAIESIARRAITTDQNWNGGDYYGEDRPDPDEGLAVARQLGHVTYLSKDSMAQKFGRRSAGMVVSDGFAPGDPAGEYFPYREVESYLDYQAEKFVERFDANSYLYLTRAMDDYDLSSGYDSDADALSGFSGEALVLSFTGDWHFTVEQAERLAAAFETAGVDTAHHVVESDHGHDAFLVEPEEVGPPIRDFLEAGVEGRAVSDAEERQFAPVHASLFGD, from the coding sequence ATGACCCGAGCGCGAGAAACCGCCGACCTCGGCGAGTTCGAGTTCGAGTGCGGCCGCACCCTTCCCCTCGAAGTCGCCTACGAAACCTACGGCGAGTACGACGGCGACAACGCGGTGCTGGCCTGTCACGCCCTGACCGGGAGCCAGCACGTCACGGGCGCCCACCGCGGCGAGAACGGGACCGACGGACAGGCACGGGCGTGGTGGGGCGACGTGGTCGGCCCCGGAAAGGCCATCGACACCCGCGAGTACCACGTCGTCTGCGCCAACGTCCCCGGTTCTTGCTACGGGACGACCGGTCCCGCGAGCGTCGACCCCGAGACGGGCGAACCCTACGGCACCGACTTCCCGGCCGTGACGGTCGGCGACTGGACCCGGGCGCAGGCCCGCCTGCTCGACCACCTCGGCATCGGGCCGCTCAAGGCGGTGGTCGGCGGGAGCGTCGGCGGGATGAACGTCCTGGAGTGGGGCAAGCGCTACCCCGAACGGGTCGACCGCCTCGTCCCCGTGGCGACCGCCGCCCGCCTCGACTCCCAGATTCTCGCCATCGAGTCCATCGCCCGGCGGGCCATCACCACCGACCAGAACTGGAACGGCGGCGACTACTACGGCGAGGACCGCCCCGACCCCGACGAGGGGCTGGCGGTCGCGCGCCAACTCGGCCACGTCACCTACCTCTCGAAGGACTCGATGGCCCAGAAGTTCGGCCGGCGGTCGGCCGGGATGGTCGTCTCGGACGGGTTCGCCCCGGGCGACCCCGCCGGCGAGTACTTCCCCTACCGCGAGGTCGAGTCGTACCTCGACTACCAGGCCGAGAAGTTCGTCGAGCGCTTCGACGCCAACAGCTACCTCTACCTCACCCGGGCGATGGACGACTACGACCTCTCGTCGGGCTACGACTCGGACGCCGACGCGCTCTCCGGCTTCTCGGGCGAGGCGCTGGTGCTGAGCTTCACGGGCGACTGGCACTTCACCGTCGAGCAGGCCGAGCGCCTCGCGGCCGCCTTCGAGACGGCGGGCGTCGACACCGCCCACCACGTCGTCGAGAGCGACCACGGCCACGACGCCTTCCTGGTCGAACCCGAGGAGGTCGGCCCGCCCATCCGCGACTTCCTCGAGGCGGGCGTCGAGGGCCGGGCGGTCAGCGACGCCGAGGAACGCCAGTTCGCGCCGGTCCACGCCAGCCTGTTCGGCGACTGA
- a CDS encoding O-acetylhomoserine aminocarboxypropyltransferase/cysteine synthase family protein: MTNGEDSSDEPRFDTRSLHAGHGADAATGARAPPLYQTTSYEFEDADHAADLYALEAEGDIYSRISNPTTRALEERLASLEGGAAAVATSAGMAALDSLTLVLTGERNNVVCSTDTYGGTTAYLSKTASKRGVEARFVDTLDYDAYEDAVDSDTAYVHVETVGNPSLVTPDLEHVADIAHDAGAPLVVDNTFATPALCRPLKRGADVVWESTTKWLHGSGTTVGGVLVDGGDFDWEARADDYPELAGVNPAYHDTDFSRDFADAPLAAAVRFRALRSLGNQQAPFDAWQTLQGLESFPLRMERHCENAAVVAEYLDDHDDVAWVKYPGLESHRTHDNASEYLDGGYGGMIAFGLENGYEGGKRFCESVELASFLANIGDAKTLVIHPASTTHAQLSPEEQRAAGVSPDLVRLSVGIEDPADLLADFERAIERATAETEASPEAT, encoded by the coding sequence GCCGCGACGGGGGCGCGCGCGCCGCCGCTCTACCAGACGACCTCCTACGAGTTCGAGGACGCCGACCACGCCGCCGACCTCTACGCGCTCGAAGCCGAGGGCGACATCTACTCGCGCATCTCGAACCCGACGACGCGCGCCCTCGAAGAACGCCTCGCCTCCCTGGAGGGCGGCGCCGCCGCCGTCGCGACCTCCGCCGGCATGGCCGCGCTCGACTCGCTGACGCTCGTGCTGACCGGCGAGCGGAACAACGTCGTCTGCTCGACCGACACCTACGGCGGGACGACCGCTTACCTCTCGAAGACCGCGAGCAAGCGCGGCGTCGAGGCCCGATTCGTCGACACGCTCGACTACGACGCCTACGAGGACGCGGTGGATTCGGACACCGCCTACGTCCACGTCGAGACGGTCGGCAACCCCTCGCTGGTGACGCCCGACCTCGAACACGTGGCCGACATCGCCCACGACGCCGGCGCGCCGCTCGTCGTCGACAACACCTTCGCGACGCCCGCGCTCTGTCGCCCGCTCAAACGCGGCGCCGACGTCGTCTGGGAGTCGACGACCAAGTGGCTCCACGGCTCTGGCACCACCGTCGGCGGCGTGCTCGTCGACGGCGGCGACTTCGACTGGGAGGCCCGCGCCGACGACTACCCCGAACTCGCGGGCGTCAACCCCGCCTACCACGACACCGACTTCTCGCGGGACTTCGCCGACGCGCCGCTGGCGGCCGCGGTCCGGTTCCGCGCGCTCCGGAGCCTCGGCAACCAGCAGGCGCCCTTCGACGCGTGGCAGACCCTCCAGGGCCTCGAATCGTTCCCGCTCCGGATGGAGCGCCACTGCGAAAACGCCGCCGTGGTCGCCGAGTACCTCGACGACCACGACGACGTCGCCTGGGTGAAGTATCCGGGACTGGAGAGCCACCGGACCCACGACAACGCCAGCGAGTACCTCGACGGGGGGTACGGCGGCATGATCGCCTTCGGCCTGGAGAACGGCTACGAGGGCGGCAAGCGCTTCTGCGAGAGCGTCGAACTCGCCAGTTTCCTGGCCAACATCGGCGACGCCAAGACGCTCGTCATCCACCCCGCGAGCACGACCCACGCCCAGTTATCCCCCGAGGAACAGCGCGCCGCGGGCGTCTCGCCCGACCTCGTGCGCCTGTCGGTCGGCATCGAGGACCCCGCCGACCTGCTGGCGGACTTCGAGCGGGCCATCGAGCGCGCGACTGCGGAGACAGAAGCGTCCCCGGAGGCGACATGA